Proteins found in one Oreochromis niloticus isolate F11D_XX linkage group LG22, O_niloticus_UMD_NMBU, whole genome shotgun sequence genomic segment:
- the LOC100711041 gene encoding tissue alpha-L-fucosidase, which yields MTEIKLAQFSGKDLKRRCFTELPVGHLDSCCSVSGHTVRGTVNVTLLQHPHSSSCRSLRGSSPVIMLTVFVVVVALVSQTAARYTPDWTSLDARPLPSWYDEAKLGIFIHWGVFSVPGFGSEWFWWHWQGQQPPDQKYVNYMSQNYPPGFTYPEFARQFHAQFFNPDDWADIFKASGAKYVVLTAKHHEGFTNWESPNSWNWNSVDTGPHRDLVGDLAEAVRNRSLHYGLYNSLYEWFHPLYLIDKKNGFKTQEFVLQKLLPELYNMVVRYRPEVIWSDGDWEAPDTYWNSTEFLAWLYNDSPVKDTVVTNDRWGAGCACKHGGYYNCEDKYTPGQLPTHKWEKCTSVDTLSWGYRRNMKMNELLPLAAIIEDLVRTVAFGGNYLLNVGPTPDGMIPPLFEERLRGVGDWLEVNGQAIYSSKPWRVQSENTTVPVWYTSKGLTVYAILTAKPPMSTVKLLAPKTSSITQVFLVGNPTPLSWAPVNPGGGLVVLLPELPYTPAQAWTLGLDFVQ from the exons ATGACGGAAATAAAACTGGCACAGTTTAGCGGAAAGGACCTAAAACGTCGCTGTTTTACCGAGCTGCCTGTGGGACATTTGGACTCCTGTTGTTCCGTTTCTGGACACACAGTCAGGGGAACTGTAAATGTGACGCTCCTTCAACATCCTCATTCGAGCAGCTGCAGGAGTTTGCGGGGAAGCTCACCTGTTATCATGCTAACCGTGTTTGTTGTTGTCGTTGCTCTTGTTTCTCAAACTGCGGCTCGCTACACCCCGGACTGGACGAGCCTGGACGCCAGGCCGTTGCCCTCATGGTACGACGAAGCCAAACTGGGAATTTTCATCCACTGGGGCGTGTTTTCTGTGCCCGGCTTTGGCAGCGAGTGGTTCTGGTGGCACTGGCAGGGCCAGCAGCCCCCGGACCAGAAATATGTGAACTACATGTCCCAGAACTACCCACCGGGCTTCACCTACCCGGAGTTTGCTCGTCAGTTTCACGCGCAGTTCTTCAATCCGGATGATTGGGCGGATATTTTCAAAGCTTCTGGTGCAAA GTATGTGGTCCTGACTGCCAAACACCACGAAGGCTTTACTAACTGGGAGTCTCCAAACTCATGGAACTGGAATTCTGTTGATACTGGTCCTCACAGGGACCTGGTGGGAGACCTGGCAGAGGCAGTGCGCAACAG GTCATTGCATTATGGACTCTACAATTCCTTGTATGAGTGGTTCCACCCTCTCTATCTCATTGACAAGAAGAATGGCTTCAAAACGCAGGAGTTTGTGCTGCAGAAACTACTTCCAGAGCTTTATAACATGGTTGTAAG GTATCGACCTGAAGTCATCTGGTCTGACGGAGACTGGGAAGCACCTGACACCTACTGGAACTCTACCGAATTCTTGGCCTGGCTCTACAACGACAGCCCAGTTAAA GATACCGTTGTGACTAATGACCGATGGGGAGCTGGCTGTGCCTGTAAACATGGCGGATACTACAACTGCGAGGACAAGTACACGCCGGGCCAGCTGCCCACACACAAGTGGGAGAAATGCACATCTGTGGATACTCTTTCCTGGGGTTACCGtcgaaacatgaagatgaacgAACTTTTGCCATTGGCTGCGATTATCGAG GATCTGGTCCGCACAGTGGCTTTTGGGGGTAACTACCTTCTGAATGTGGGTCCCACACCTGACGGGATGATCCCCCCTTTGTTTGAGGAGAGGCTAAGAGGTGTTGGAGACTGGCTGGAGGTCAACGGGCAGGCCATTTACTCTTCCAAACCCTGGAGGGTGCAGTCAGAAAACACCACTGTACCAGTTTG GTATACATCTAAAGGGTTGACAGTCTATGCCATCCTAACAGCCAAACCCCCGATGAGCACAGTGAAACTGCTGGCACCCAAAACTTCGTCCATCACACAG GTGTTCTTGGTGGGGAATCCTACACCTTTATCTTGGGCCCCAGTCAACCCCGGTGGTGGCCTTGTTGTCCTTTTGCCAGAGCTGCCTTACACTCCTGCTCAGGCATGGACGCTTGGACTGGACTTCGTGCAGTAA
- the LOC100711845 gene encoding coagulation factor XI, which translates to MIRHLIFVGLLSLLSCSLSQACNPNILENMDFPGNDITFLYSPDVNHCQLLCTQHPSCLFFTFIRADWTHDDRHFYCYLKSTPSGEPSAQTPVQGATSGFSLKSCSPDPQPCLSEVYQNMDFIGGDYRSLFTGDHKECQRVCTQDPACQFFTFVKENFSNSKVRYKCHLKFSWPVPRTPVIERKAGVTSGFSHKTYQTQHSDKACQRKLFPNTDIPGSDIESLPAASPEHCQTLCSTHPRCTYFTYNRNTFVCYLKENTHEIVTRADIGTSGLPHRSCQLDDNWARVAHEGVDFNGSDIRYELMDDADTCQKTCTDDPHCQFYTYIDETFFDRSYRRRCFLKRVITIPAPPKVIKVTNVVSGFSLKNCP; encoded by the exons ATGATAAGACATTTGATCTTCGTTGGTCTACTCTCCCTCCTCAGCTGTTCTTTAAGTCAAG CATGTAATCCAAATATTCTAGAGAACATGGATTTCCCGGGAAATGACATAACATTTCTCTACTCCCCTGATGTTAACCACTGTCAGCTCCTGTGCACCCAGCACCCCTCTTGCCTCTTCTTTACCTTTATTCGTGCTGATTGGACCCATGATGACAG ACACTTCTACTGCTACCTAAAGTCCACTCCCTCTGGAGAGCCCAGTGCCCAGACTCCAGTACAGGGTGCCACTTCTGGTTTCTCTCTAAAATCCTGCAGCCCAGACCCAC AACCTTGCCTGTCTGAGGTGTACCAAAACATGGACTTTATCGGGGGAGACTACAGGTCCTTGTTCACAGGTGACCACAAGGAGTGCCAGCGAGTGTGCACTCAGGACCCTGCGTGTCAGTTCTTCACTTTTGTAAAAGAGAATTTCTCAAATAGTAAAGTCAG GTATAAGTGTCACCTTAAATTCAGTTGGCCTGTACCAAGGACTCCTGTTATTGAAAGAAAAGCTGGTGTAACATCTGGATTCTCCCACAAAACATACCAAACTCAGCACTCTGACAAAG CATGCCAGAGAAAGCTTTTTCCAAACACTGACATCCCAGGAAGTGACATCGAGTCGCTGCCTGCTGCCTCTCCTGAACACTGTCAGACTCTGTGCTCAACTCATCCGCGCTGCACCTACTTCACTTATAACAG gaaTACCTTTGTTTGTTACCTGAAGGAAAACACACATGAAATAGTCACCAGGGCAGATATAGGCACTTCAGGGCTACCACACCGTTCCTGTCAGCTTGACGACA ACTGGGCTAGAGTGGCTCATGAAGGAGTAGATTTCAACGGTTCTGACATTCGCTATGAGCTGATGGATGATGCAGACACATGCCAGAAGACATGCACTGACGACCCTCACTGCCAGTTCTACACCTACATTGATGAAACCTTCTTTGATCGCAGTTATCG GCGTCGCTGCTTCCTGAAGCGTGTCATCACCATCCCTGCTCCTCCCAAAGTCATCAAAGTCACCAATGTTGTGTCGGGTTTCTCCCTTAAAAACTGCCCATAG